The proteins below are encoded in one region of Stieleria sp. JC731:
- a CDS encoding DUF4340 domain-containing protein has product MNETKKTGIFWAVACVTAIVAAAVVWPTRDADSERGNDALIGELLCPEFKDALAASSLKIVTFNETLGEMKNFEVRKDSESGIWTIPSRGGYPADAVEQMKNAANAFVGLKILDVPTDNPEDHSGMGVVEPKLETLDVGDEGVGRLVTFKDKTQKELASIIIGKEVKDQEGQIYVRKPGQDPVYVVSLNDAPLTTKFQDWIEEDLLQLSSIDVQNIEVNDYSTNIALEGVTFVGNYKAELEKDGTDWTLASIKEYTKKNSLTDFKTVEVEPGKTLNAQKLKDLENALDDLKFVDVVRKPEGISANLKADKDFASDRESSAQLISRGFLPVPIGENGEIELLSANGELTATTKGGVQYILRFGNISGTADSSDEEDPEATVGGVNRYLMVSTVVNESMFPVPDLKPIPQTLEDLDAMDQKEAEEAIKNAPPELNTPEMNSPETPSDAEQPSNTEEQPEADAAEKSAEAEEMQEEAAAETSEAVTETSGEDASSEGEQSGDAEPTGEAGETEASGEGESTTIGEGQEPSDDTNADSEAPVADDAEAQTPAAGSTEAPATDQPIAETEEEKLERLAAIQEKITKENERKLEERKENLQEAQLQSKSLNERFADWYYVIPEETYSKLRVERDDLFQSEAAPGMPPFNPAAAPPGLQIPPGFGN; this is encoded by the coding sequence GTGAACGAAACCAAGAAAACTGGGATCTTCTGGGCCGTTGCTTGCGTGACCGCCATTGTCGCCGCGGCAGTTGTATGGCCCACGAGAGACGCCGATAGCGAACGTGGCAATGACGCTCTTATCGGTGAATTGTTGTGCCCCGAGTTCAAAGACGCACTCGCCGCGTCCAGCTTAAAGATCGTGACGTTCAACGAAACGCTGGGCGAGATGAAGAATTTTGAAGTCCGTAAGGATTCCGAATCTGGTATTTGGACGATTCCGTCCAGGGGTGGCTACCCTGCCGACGCGGTCGAGCAGATGAAGAATGCCGCCAATGCGTTCGTCGGACTGAAGATCCTGGACGTCCCGACTGACAATCCCGAAGATCACAGTGGAATGGGCGTTGTCGAACCAAAGCTAGAAACGCTGGACGTTGGTGACGAAGGTGTCGGTCGTTTGGTGACCTTCAAAGACAAGACACAGAAGGAATTGGCATCGATCATCATCGGCAAAGAGGTCAAAGACCAAGAGGGACAGATCTACGTTCGTAAGCCCGGGCAAGATCCTGTTTATGTCGTCTCCCTAAACGATGCTCCATTGACCACTAAGTTCCAAGATTGGATCGAAGAAGACCTGTTGCAGTTGTCCAGCATCGATGTCCAAAACATCGAAGTCAACGACTACAGCACCAACATCGCTTTGGAAGGCGTGACGTTTGTCGGCAACTACAAAGCCGAGTTAGAAAAAGACGGTACCGATTGGACGTTGGCTTCGATCAAGGAATACACAAAAAAGAATTCGTTGACCGATTTCAAAACGGTTGAGGTCGAACCGGGAAAAACACTGAATGCCCAAAAGCTAAAAGACCTGGAAAACGCCTTGGACGATTTAAAGTTCGTCGACGTTGTTCGTAAGCCCGAAGGTATCAGTGCCAATCTAAAAGCTGACAAAGATTTTGCCTCGGACCGTGAATCGTCCGCGCAGTTGATTTCACGGGGATTCCTTCCTGTTCCGATTGGCGAGAATGGGGAAATCGAGCTTCTGTCTGCCAACGGAGAATTGACCGCGACGACAAAAGGTGGTGTGCAGTACATCCTTCGGTTCGGGAACATCAGCGGCACCGCGGATAGCTCCGACGAAGAAGATCCGGAAGCCACGGTTGGTGGCGTCAACCGTTACCTGATGGTCAGCACTGTTGTGAATGAATCGATGTTCCCCGTTCCCGACTTGAAGCCGATTCCGCAGACCTTAGAAGATCTCGATGCGATGGATCAAAAGGAAGCGGAAGAGGCAATCAAGAACGCTCCGCCGGAGTTGAACACGCCTGAAATGAATTCGCCTGAAACACCTTCAGATGCAGAGCAGCCCTCCAATACAGAAGAGCAGCCTGAGGCAGATGCTGCAGAAAAAAGTGCCGAGGCTGAAGAGATGCAAGAGGAAGCTGCAGCGGAAACGAGCGAAGCGGTAACCGAAACATCCGGCGAAGATGCCTCATCCGAGGGCGAGCAAAGCGGTGATGCGGAACCGACCGGCGAAGCGGGTGAAACCGAAGCCAGTGGTGAAGGTGAGTCGACAACCATCGGTGAAGGTCAAGAACCGTCGGACGATACGAACGCCGATTCGGAAGCTCCTGTCGCCGACGATGCAGAAGCTCAAACGCCGGCAGCTGGTTCAACCGAGGCACCTGCAACTGATCAGCCGATTGCTGAAACGGAAGAAGAAAAGCTTGAACGGCTTGCCGCGATTCAAGAGAAAATCACCAAGGAGAACGAACGCAAGCTGGAAGAGCGTAAGGAGAACTTGCAAGAAGCTCAGCTGCAAAGCAAGTCGCTCAACGAGCGGTTTGCAGATTGGTACTACGTGATCCCCGAAGAAACCTACTCGAAACTGCGGGTCGAGCGGGATGACCTTTTCCAATCGGAAGCGGCTCCAGGCATGCCTCCATTCAATCCGGCAGCAGCACCGCCTGGGCTTCAGATCCCACCAGGATTTGGGAACTAA
- a CDS encoding superoxide dismutase translates to MAYTLPELPYAKDALEPHIDAKTMEIHHGKHHNGYVTKLNAAIEGTDLGSKSVEELVSDLSAVPADKVGAVRNNGGGHANHSLFWSVMGPGKGGAPSGDLAAAIDSAFGSFDAFKEAFEAAAATRFGSGWAWLYVEGGSLKVGSTANQDSPLMGADVAGISGTPILGLDVWEHAYYLNYQNRRPDYISAFWNVVDWDAVATRFAAAK, encoded by the coding sequence ATGGCTTACACATTGCCCGAACTGCCATACGCCAAGGACGCCTTGGAGCCTCATATCGACGCCAAAACCATGGAAATCCACCATGGCAAACACCACAACGGCTATGTCACCAAGCTGAACGCGGCAATCGAAGGCACCGACCTAGGCTCGAAATCGGTCGAAGAACTGGTATCAGACCTTTCGGCAGTCCCAGCTGATAAGGTTGGCGCTGTCCGTAATAACGGCGGTGGACACGCTAACCACTCGCTTTTCTGGAGCGTGATGGGTCCAGGAAAAGGCGGCGCGCCATCGGGCGATTTGGCCGCAGCGATCGATAGCGCATTCGGTAGCTTCGATGCATTCAAAGAAGCATTCGAAGCCGCTGCAGCGACCCGCTTCGGAAGCGGTTGGGCATGGCTCTATGTCGAAGGCGGAAGCTTGAAGGTCGGCAGCACAGCCAACCAAGACAGCCCTTTGATGGGTGCTGACGTGGCTGGCATCAGCGGAACTCCAATCTTGGGCTTGGACGTATGGGAGCACGCTTACTACCTGAACTACCAAAACCGCCGTCCTGACTACATTTCGGCGTTCTGGAACGTCGTCGATTGGGACGCCGTTGCGACACGTTTCGCAGCTGCCAAGTAA